A stretch of Vespa velutina chromosome 8, iVesVel2.1, whole genome shotgun sequence DNA encodes these proteins:
- the LOC124951179 gene encoding basic-leucine zipper transcription factor A isoform X2, producing MNPEELRSKRPFKIWDSWRNVRKGLVVSNFEELIHRGKEKLGVPQNENVSLVLESDGTQVEDGEYFKTLANNTILLLLRHGERWCPTGVDIIRAAISAIPKIVCETIHALELHDETPSWKIMDNKGRVTVVLHWDQRSSSSSQVQSQSKGTDAQSSKYSPTKKADLSGSQRPSLVIQTSLDKLNYVGKPTHLAGELGPSRYASPQITVINHDDMVEKNQAQQQQQQQQQQQAQQQAHGMPGRLVKQGTNSFESTTIHIHTPECSNHIHQPVARNGSPVNGADNGTTGECDFHCCALHEEGRRIAVHKSVATSPIQDSQHQQYQQQHHHPHQQQQQQTQTQTPSPQPPSSLSDGTRRSGLGKGHVRFRDTADEESSPRLGPGNSTGGFHLHHHHHNHHQEHDSSESETENTIMEDEIVTSEKFLLLIDQLTVDQKHHLSIKDIGIILERLSSKILDVERLDRESESEECYNWTIKAIIRGDVLRELGVIYNGNYYAISEHPGYKEESEENNEDNEEEEEDRL from the exons ATGAACCCAGAG GAGTTACGGAGCAAGAGACCTTTTAAGATATGGGACAGTTGGCGTAATGTAAGAAAGGGACTGGTCGTAAGCAATTTCGAAGAACTGATACATCGAg GTAAAGAAAAACTGGGCGTACCGCAAAATGAAAATGTCTCTTTAGTATTGGAATCAGACGGGACGCAAGTGGAAGACGGTGAATACTTCAAGACACTAGCCAATAATACGATTCTCCTTTTATTACGGCATGGTGAACGGTGGTGTCCAACTGGTGTCGACATCATACGAGCCG CGATATCGGCGATACCGAAAATAGTTTGCGAAACGATCCACGCCCTGGAGCTGCACGATGAGACGCCATCGTGGAAAATCATGGACAATAAGGGACGAGTCACAGTGGTCCTACACTGGGACCAacgttcgtcgtcgtcgtcgcagGTTCAATCGCAGTCGAAGGGCACAGATGCCCAGTCCTCCAAGTATTCGCCAACAAAGAAAGCCGATCTGAGCGGGAGTCAACGGCCCTCGTTGGTGATTCAAACTAGCCTTGACAAATTGAATTATGTGGGAAAGCCAACGCATCTGGCGGGCGAGCTTGGTCCCAGCAGATACGCGAGTCCCCAAATCACTGTGATAAATCATGATGATATGGTAGAGAAAAAT CAAgcgcaacaacagcaacaacagcaacaacaacaacaggcGCAGCAACAGGCACACGGTATGCCAGGTCGTCTGGTGAAGCAAGGAACGAACTCGTTCGAAAGCACGACCATTCATATCCATACGCCAGAGTGTTCAAATCACATTCATCAGCCGGTAGCAAGGAACGGTAGTCCTGTAAACGGCGCGGACAACGGGACGACCGGGGAATGCGACTTTCATTGTTGCGCCTTACACGAGGAAGGCCGTAGAATCGCCGTGCACAAGTCGGTCGCAACTTCGCCGATCCAGGACAGCCAACATCAGCAGTACCAGCAGCAGCATCATCATCCAcaccagcagcaacagcagcagacTCAGACACAGACACCGTCGCCCCAACCGCCCTCCTCCCTCTCCGACGGCACGAGGCGATCGGGACTCGGTAAGGGCCACGTCAGATTTCGCGATACGGCCGACGAGGAGTCGAGTCCCCGTCTAGGTCCCGGCAATTCTACCGGAGGCTTCCATctacatcatcatcatcacaaTCATCATCAGGAGCACGACAGTTCCGAGTCCGAAACCGAGAACACGATTATGGAGGACGAAATCGTCACATCTGAGAAGTTTTTATTGCTAATCGATCAGCTCACCGTAGATCAAAAGCATCATTTAAGCATCAAGGACATCGGCATTATTCTCGAACGTTTAAGCTCCAAGATATTGGATGTCGAACGATTGGATCGCGAGAGCGAAAGCGAGGAGTGTTACAACTGGACGATCAAGGCCATCATCAGGGGTGACGTACTTCGAGAATTGGGCGTCATTTATAATGGCAATTATTATGCCATATCGGAGCATCCAGGATACAAAGAGGAGTCCGAAGAGAATAATGAGGAtaacgaggaggaggaggaggatagaCTTTAA
- the LOC124951183 gene encoding protein phosphatase PTC7 homolog, whose amino-acid sequence MQSIYWTGRLLSRAIWNSISNYSACADPNVNKRREASFVSAVCGFPKDFARGRIRKGQFGDDAWFSAKFKAVEVIGVADGVGGWRHYGIDPGEFSSFLMRTCERLVSIGRFIPSEPAGLLARSYYELLENKQPILGSSTACVIILNKETSSIYAANIGDSGFVVVRKGEVVHRSNEQQHYFNTPFQLSLPPPGHSGLVLSDSPESADTSSFGVEDGDVILLATDGVFDNVPDQLLVTEMRKIEGERDPTKIQGVANSIAWMARSLAFDGAFMSPFAQSARENGIDAIGGKPDDITVLLATVAI is encoded by the exons ATGCAGTCCATTTATTGGACCGGGAGGCTGTTGTCTCGAGCGATATGGAATAGCATATCAAATTATTCAGCATGCGCGGATCCTAACGTGAACAAGCGTCGGGAAGCATCTTTTGTATCGGCAGTGTGTGGCTTCCCTAAGGATTTTGCACGAGGCCGTATACGAAAGGGACAATTTGGAGATGACGCTTGGTTTAGTGCCAAATTCAAGGCTGTCGAAGTAATTG gTGTAGCCGATGGTGTAGGAGGATGGCGACACTATGGAATAGATCCAGGCGAATTTTCCAGTTTTTTAATGAGAACATGCGAAAGGCTAGTCTCGATAGGCAGGTTCATCCCTTCAGAACCAGCTGGTTTATTAGCGCGTAGTTACTATGAATtgttagaaaataaacaaCCAATCTTAg GTAGCAGTACTGCATGCGTAATAATTCTGAATAAGGAAACTAGCAGCATTTATGCAGCAAATATAGGAGATAGTGGTTTTGTAGTTGTGAGAAAAGGTGAAGTTGTTCACCGTTCTAATGAGCAACAACACTACTTCAATACTCCATTTCAGTTATCTCTGCCACCACCAGGTCATTCCGGATTAGTACTAAGTGACag TCCAGAATCTGCAGATACTTCTAGTTTTGGAGTAGAGGATGGAGATGTAATCCTTTTAGCAACCGACGGTGTATTTGATAACGTGCCTGATCAGTTGCTAGTCACTGAAATGCGTAAAATCGAAGGTGAAAGGGACCCTACAAAGATACAAGGTGTTGCTAATTCGATAGCTTGGATGGCTCGTAGTTTAGCCTTCGATGGAGCATTTATGTCACCCTTTGCCCAAAGTGCAAGAGAAAATGGAATCGACGCGAtag GTGGTAAACCTGACGATATCACGGTGCTTTTAGCAACGGTGGCAATCTGA
- the LOC124951185 gene encoding derlin-2 → MAYQTFRQEYLQMPVVTRVYTTACVITTLAVQLDLVSPFQLYFNPILIIKQYQLWRLITTFLFFGNVGFNFFFNMIFTYRYCRMLEEGSFRRRTADFVMMFIFGGICMITFAFFVNLLFLGHAFTIMLVYIWSRRNPFVRMNFFGVLNFQAPYLPWILLGFSILLGNAIWVDLVGMAVGHMYYFAEDVFPQIRGGFRILKTPQILKTLFDAHPEDPDYTPPPEDRPGGFNWGQGAML, encoded by the exons ATGGCCTATCAAACTTTTCGGCAGGAGTACCTGCAAATGCCTGTGGTAACACGAGTTTATACGACAGCTTGTGTCATCACAACTCTTGCCGTG CAATTAGATTTAGTTTCGCCGTTTCAACTGTACTTCAATcccattttaataataaaacaatatcag TTATGGCGTCTGATAAccacatttttattctttgggAATGTTggcttcaattttttcttcaatatgaTTTTTACCTACCGTTATTGTCGAATGTTAGAAGAAGGATCTTTTCGAAGGAGGACAGCTGACTTTGTAATGATGTTTATTTTTGGGGGTATATGTATGATT acatTTGCGTTTTTTGTCAACTTACTGTTTTTGGGACATGCATTTACAATCATGTTAGTCTATATATGGTCACGGCGTAATCCATTTGTTAGGATGAATTTTTTTGGAGTTTTAAACTTTCAG GCACCATATCTGCCATGGATACTTCTTGGATTTTCTATACTCCTAGGTAATGCTATATGGGTAGATCTCGTTGGGATGGCTGTAGGGCATATGTACTATTTTGCAGAAGACGTTTTCCCACAAATAAGGGGAGGTTTCCGTATTCTTAAGACTCCACAAATATT aaaaacaTTGTTTGACGCACATCCAGAAGATCCAGATTACACTCCACCACCTGAAGATCGACCAGGTGGTTTTAATTGGGGTCAAGGAGCTATgctgtaa
- the LOC124951179 gene encoding basic-leucine zipper transcription factor A isoform X1, whose translation MAREELRSKRPFKIWDSWRNVRKGLVVSNFEELIHRGKEKLGVPQNENVSLVLESDGTQVEDGEYFKTLANNTILLLLRHGERWCPTGVDIIRAAISAIPKIVCETIHALELHDETPSWKIMDNKGRVTVVLHWDQRSSSSSQVQSQSKGTDAQSSKYSPTKKADLSGSQRPSLVIQTSLDKLNYVGKPTHLAGELGPSRYASPQITVINHDDMVEKNQAQQQQQQQQQQQAQQQAHGMPGRLVKQGTNSFESTTIHIHTPECSNHIHQPVARNGSPVNGADNGTTGECDFHCCALHEEGRRIAVHKSVATSPIQDSQHQQYQQQHHHPHQQQQQQTQTQTPSPQPPSSLSDGTRRSGLGKGHVRFRDTADEESSPRLGPGNSTGGFHLHHHHHNHHQEHDSSESETENTIMEDEIVTSEKFLLLIDQLTVDQKHHLSIKDIGIILERLSSKILDVERLDRESESEECYNWTIKAIIRGDVLRELGVIYNGNYYAISEHPGYKEESEENNEDNEEEEEDRL comes from the exons ATGGCAAGAGAG GAGTTACGGAGCAAGAGACCTTTTAAGATATGGGACAGTTGGCGTAATGTAAGAAAGGGACTGGTCGTAAGCAATTTCGAAGAACTGATACATCGAg GTAAAGAAAAACTGGGCGTACCGCAAAATGAAAATGTCTCTTTAGTATTGGAATCAGACGGGACGCAAGTGGAAGACGGTGAATACTTCAAGACACTAGCCAATAATACGATTCTCCTTTTATTACGGCATGGTGAACGGTGGTGTCCAACTGGTGTCGACATCATACGAGCCG CGATATCGGCGATACCGAAAATAGTTTGCGAAACGATCCACGCCCTGGAGCTGCACGATGAGACGCCATCGTGGAAAATCATGGACAATAAGGGACGAGTCACAGTGGTCCTACACTGGGACCAacgttcgtcgtcgtcgtcgcagGTTCAATCGCAGTCGAAGGGCACAGATGCCCAGTCCTCCAAGTATTCGCCAACAAAGAAAGCCGATCTGAGCGGGAGTCAACGGCCCTCGTTGGTGATTCAAACTAGCCTTGACAAATTGAATTATGTGGGAAAGCCAACGCATCTGGCGGGCGAGCTTGGTCCCAGCAGATACGCGAGTCCCCAAATCACTGTGATAAATCATGATGATATGGTAGAGAAAAAT CAAgcgcaacaacagcaacaacagcaacaacaacaacaggcGCAGCAACAGGCACACGGTATGCCAGGTCGTCTGGTGAAGCAAGGAACGAACTCGTTCGAAAGCACGACCATTCATATCCATACGCCAGAGTGTTCAAATCACATTCATCAGCCGGTAGCAAGGAACGGTAGTCCTGTAAACGGCGCGGACAACGGGACGACCGGGGAATGCGACTTTCATTGTTGCGCCTTACACGAGGAAGGCCGTAGAATCGCCGTGCACAAGTCGGTCGCAACTTCGCCGATCCAGGACAGCCAACATCAGCAGTACCAGCAGCAGCATCATCATCCAcaccagcagcaacagcagcagacTCAGACACAGACACCGTCGCCCCAACCGCCCTCCTCCCTCTCCGACGGCACGAGGCGATCGGGACTCGGTAAGGGCCACGTCAGATTTCGCGATACGGCCGACGAGGAGTCGAGTCCCCGTCTAGGTCCCGGCAATTCTACCGGAGGCTTCCATctacatcatcatcatcacaaTCATCATCAGGAGCACGACAGTTCCGAGTCCGAAACCGAGAACACGATTATGGAGGACGAAATCGTCACATCTGAGAAGTTTTTATTGCTAATCGATCAGCTCACCGTAGATCAAAAGCATCATTTAAGCATCAAGGACATCGGCATTATTCTCGAACGTTTAAGCTCCAAGATATTGGATGTCGAACGATTGGATCGCGAGAGCGAAAGCGAGGAGTGTTACAACTGGACGATCAAGGCCATCATCAGGGGTGACGTACTTCGAGAATTGGGCGTCATTTATAATGGCAATTATTATGCCATATCGGAGCATCCAGGATACAAAGAGGAGTCCGAAGAGAATAATGAGGAtaacgaggaggaggaggaggatagaCTTTAA
- the LOC124951179 gene encoding basic-leucine zipper transcription factor A isoform X3 yields MAREELRSKRPFKIWDSWRNVRKGLVVSNFEELIHRGKEKLGVPQNENVSLVLESDGTQVEDGEYFKTLANNTILLLLRHGERWCPTGVDIIRAAISAIPKIVCETIHALELHDETPSWKIMDNKGRVTVVLHWDQRSSSSSQVQSQSKGTDAQSSKYSPTKKADLSGSQRPSLVIQTSLDKLNYVGKPTHLAGELGPSRYASPQITVINHDDMQAQQQQQQQQQQQAQQQAHGMPGRLVKQGTNSFESTTIHIHTPECSNHIHQPVARNGSPVNGADNGTTGECDFHCCALHEEGRRIAVHKSVATSPIQDSQHQQYQQQHHHPHQQQQQQTQTQTPSPQPPSSLSDGTRRSGLGKGHVRFRDTADEESSPRLGPGNSTGGFHLHHHHHNHHQEHDSSESETENTIMEDEIVTSEKFLLLIDQLTVDQKHHLSIKDIGIILERLSSKILDVERLDRESESEECYNWTIKAIIRGDVLRELGVIYNGNYYAISEHPGYKEESEENNEDNEEEEEDRL; encoded by the exons ATGGCAAGAGAG GAGTTACGGAGCAAGAGACCTTTTAAGATATGGGACAGTTGGCGTAATGTAAGAAAGGGACTGGTCGTAAGCAATTTCGAAGAACTGATACATCGAg GTAAAGAAAAACTGGGCGTACCGCAAAATGAAAATGTCTCTTTAGTATTGGAATCAGACGGGACGCAAGTGGAAGACGGTGAATACTTCAAGACACTAGCCAATAATACGATTCTCCTTTTATTACGGCATGGTGAACGGTGGTGTCCAACTGGTGTCGACATCATACGAGCCG CGATATCGGCGATACCGAAAATAGTTTGCGAAACGATCCACGCCCTGGAGCTGCACGATGAGACGCCATCGTGGAAAATCATGGACAATAAGGGACGAGTCACAGTGGTCCTACACTGGGACCAacgttcgtcgtcgtcgtcgcagGTTCAATCGCAGTCGAAGGGCACAGATGCCCAGTCCTCCAAGTATTCGCCAACAAAGAAAGCCGATCTGAGCGGGAGTCAACGGCCCTCGTTGGTGATTCAAACTAGCCTTGACAAATTGAATTATGTGGGAAAGCCAACGCATCTGGCGGGCGAGCTTGGTCCCAGCAGATACGCGAGTCCCCAAATCACTGTGATAAATCATGATGATATG CAAgcgcaacaacagcaacaacagcaacaacaacaacaggcGCAGCAACAGGCACACGGTATGCCAGGTCGTCTGGTGAAGCAAGGAACGAACTCGTTCGAAAGCACGACCATTCATATCCATACGCCAGAGTGTTCAAATCACATTCATCAGCCGGTAGCAAGGAACGGTAGTCCTGTAAACGGCGCGGACAACGGGACGACCGGGGAATGCGACTTTCATTGTTGCGCCTTACACGAGGAAGGCCGTAGAATCGCCGTGCACAAGTCGGTCGCAACTTCGCCGATCCAGGACAGCCAACATCAGCAGTACCAGCAGCAGCATCATCATCCAcaccagcagcaacagcagcagacTCAGACACAGACACCGTCGCCCCAACCGCCCTCCTCCCTCTCCGACGGCACGAGGCGATCGGGACTCGGTAAGGGCCACGTCAGATTTCGCGATACGGCCGACGAGGAGTCGAGTCCCCGTCTAGGTCCCGGCAATTCTACCGGAGGCTTCCATctacatcatcatcatcacaaTCATCATCAGGAGCACGACAGTTCCGAGTCCGAAACCGAGAACACGATTATGGAGGACGAAATCGTCACATCTGAGAAGTTTTTATTGCTAATCGATCAGCTCACCGTAGATCAAAAGCATCATTTAAGCATCAAGGACATCGGCATTATTCTCGAACGTTTAAGCTCCAAGATATTGGATGTCGAACGATTGGATCGCGAGAGCGAAAGCGAGGAGTGTTACAACTGGACGATCAAGGCCATCATCAGGGGTGACGTACTTCGAGAATTGGGCGTCATTTATAATGGCAATTATTATGCCATATCGGAGCATCCAGGATACAAAGAGGAGTCCGAAGAGAATAATGAGGAtaacgaggaggaggaggaggatagaCTTTAA